ATCCATCAGTATTCGGTCATCATTACGTTAATCTATCTTCCTTTTGGAAAACTGGCACACATTCCATTTAGACCACTTAGTATCTTTGCTAAAAATTATCGAGAGCATTACGGTCATCAGTCCATGAAGGAATGTAAGGTATGCGGAGAGTCATTCGTATCGGTTGAACAATCGAATGATGTAATTGATGTTCTAGGCATTAACCAGATCGATTTTAAACAGGACGAGGGCTTTCATCTGGCTGAATTATGTCTCCCTTGCAGAAGAAAATACCGAATTGCTCAATTTTCAGGAGCGCCTACTCACCAATTAAAAGTCAAGGAGGCTAATCAAAATGCAAAAGGATAAGTCAAGTAAGATAGCGAATGTCATCCATCCAAATGAAAAACTAGTTAAAACGCATTGCAGCTATTGCGGTATGCAATGCGGCATGAACTTGAGAGTAAATACAGTCTCCAATAAAATTGTGGGGGTTGAGCCTAGATATGATTGGCCGGTAACACTCGGGAAAATGTGCCCAAAAGGGGTGACTGCTTATCAGCAGACAAACCATTCAGATCGGTTACTAAAACCACTTATTCGTGATGATGCCTCTTTAAAAGGAACAAAAGAAGGGTTCCGAGAAGCAAGCTGGGAAGAGGCCTATGACCTTATAATCACTAAATTTAAAGAACTCCAAACTAATTACGGAAAAGATTCACTTTCAGTATACAGTGGAGTCTCCATGACAAATGAAAAATGTTATTTGACAGGTAAGTTTGCTCGGGTGGGACTTCAAACACGTTATATTGATTATAATGGACGGTTCTGTATGTCTAGTGCAGCCGGCGGATTCCTTCGTTCGTTCGGAGTAGATAGAGGATCGACGCTTCCTTGGACAGATATTCATGAAACAGATTGTATTTTTATGGCTGGTTCAAATACAGCTGAGTGTCATCCAACATCAATGTTTCGGGTCTGGTCAGTCCAAGAGCGCGGTGGTTATTTAATCGTTGTTGATCCAAGAGAAACACCGATTGCCAGAAGAGCAGATGTTCATTTGGATCTAAAGCCAGGTACAGATTTAGCTCTGGCAAACGGGATCTTGAACTTACTGATCCAAAACAACTATACGGATGAACATTTTATTAAGAACCATACTAATGGCTTTGAAGAAACGAAAGAATTAGTGAAATTATTCACTCCTGAATATACAAGTAAAATTACAGGTGTTGATCCAGAAAAAATTATCCGAGCTGCAGAATTATATGGGAAAGCACCAAATGCAATCGTCATGTTTGCAAGAGGAATTGAACAACAGATTAAAGGCGTTGATAATGTTTCTGGCTATACAAACATGGCATTGATAACTGGAAAAATCGGACGTCCTAAGTCAGGTGTTGCAACGCTGACTGGACAGGGAAATGGACAGGGCGGCCGAGAACATGGACAAAAAGCTGATGCACTTCCCGGCTACCGTAAGATAGCTAATCCTGAACATGTAAAGGAAGTAAGTGCATTTTGGGGAATAGATCCATCCGAGATGCCAAAGCCAGGTGTTTCTGCATATGAGATGTTTGGTTTAATGGAAGAAAAAACAATTCGGGGTTTATATCTGCTCTGCTCGAACCCAGCTGTATCCGCTCCAAATTTAAATTATGTTAGAAAAGTAATGAAGGAACTGGATTTTATGGTTTGCGCTGATTTTTATCTCTCTGAGTCATGTGAATTTGCCGATGTGGTATTGCCGACGACAACATGGTCAGAGGATGAAGGAACCGTAACTAATTTAGAAGGAAGAATTATAAAAATCAATAAAGCGCAGGAGCCTGTAGGTGAGTCTAAGCCGGATTGGCAAATTCAAATTGAGCTTGCAGAAAGGCTAGGGAGAGGGAAATACTTTTCTCATCTGAAAACAGCAAGAGATGTAGCGGCTGAATTTCGCGGCGCATCCAAAGGCGGCTATGCCGATTACTTCGGTGCAACCTGGGATAAAATTGACAAACAGGATGGAGTATTCTGGCCGTGTAAGAGTGAAGATGATCCTGGTACACCGCATATGTTCCTTGATAAGAAATTTTATCATCCCGATGGAAAAGCAAAAATCTGTGCCCTTCCATATCGGCCGCCAGCTGAAGAGCCAGATGAGATGTATCCGCTGCGTCTAACGACAGGGCGTGTCGTCTACCACTATTTATCTGGTAATCAGACTCGAAGAATTAAATTTCTTAATGACATGTGTCCAGAACCATTTATAGAAGTTCATCCAGAAAAAGCGGTTGAATATGGCATTGAACATGACGAAACCATTCGCCTTTATACAAGACGCGGGCAAGCCTTTTATAAGGTGAAGATTACTGAAGCGATTCGTAAAGATACGGTTTTCGTTCCCTATTCTTTTGGTCATGATGAGTCTATTAATCTACTGACTATTGATGCGCTTGACCCTATTTCAAGGATGCCGGAGTTTAAGGCCTGTGCGGCACAAATAGAAAAATTAGAAATAAAGAAGGTGCTTTAAGTGAAGCAACGTCTATATATAGAGCTTGAGAATTGTATTGGCTGCCGGGCTTGCCTGGCTGCCTGCACCCAGTGCGGCGGGCACGAAGAACGCAATCGAAACTATGTGTATGATGTGAATCCTTTCGTGAATCGTCAAACAATGCCTTTAATGTGTCTTCATTGCGTGAACCCTGCTTGTGCGAGAAGTTGTCCTGCTCAAGCCATTCAAATTCATGAAACCGGAGCTGTTTTATCCGCGCTGGTTGAAAAATGTATTGGTTGTCAGAACTGTACGATAGCTTGTCCTTATGGAATACCAAAATTTGATACAGAACAAAACCTAATGTATAAATGTGACCTTTGTATTGATCGGACAAAAGATGGGATTCCCCCAATGTGTGCCAGTGTGTGTCCAACTAACACTTTGCAATGGCTTACTGAGGAAGAAATCGAAATGAAGCAAAAGCAATTTAATCTTGATAACGGAAAATGGACCGCGAGCATGAAGTTGGAAGGGGAAACAAATGTACGTGTAAACCTCCCTGGAATCCTGCAAGGCGTGACTAAACTATTTTAGGAGGGAGCAGTTACAATGGAAAAGAACAACAGGTTCCCCTTTGAAGAAGATAATTATACACACAATATTAATCGTAATAATGAAAGGAAACTAGATCGGCGCGGGTTCATGAAAACCTTGGCGGGTGCGGCAGGCGTATTCGCTGTATCCTCTCTTCCTTGGGGGGGACTCGCTGCAAAGGAACTAATGGGTCTTGGCGAAAAGGAATATCCGCATCAGAAAATAACGGATATAGCTGCCATTCCTATTGGTGATTCCGTAGAGTTCGCTTTCCCTGGAGAACATGATAGTGCGCTGTTAATCAGACTGGGTGAGAATAAATTCGTAGCTTACCAGAATGCCTGCACACATCTTCGGTGTCCAGTTTATTGGGTCAAAGCTGAGGGAGAAATGATTTGTCCCTGCCATCACGGGAAGTTTGACGTGAAAACAGGAGAACCTACAGCAGGACCACCAAGGCGTCCACTTCCAGAAATAATGGTGAAAGTGGAGAAGGGAGCCGTCTATGCGGTGAAGGTAAAGCGCTATGAAGGCTAAAAATATGAGATTTATTTTAATGTGTATGGTTTTATTCTTAAATATTATTTTCACACAAAAAATGGTCCATCAATATTTCTATGAAAACTATAAAAACGCTTTAATCTATTGTGCGTTAAATCTCGTGGTCTTTCCTGCAGCCTTATTTTTGTATAAATATGATGTAAAGAAGCTGAAGGGGGCAGATTGAGGATGATGAATAATGAAACCTATCTTGATTTCTGCTTTATCAGAAAGAGTGCCGGTCATTTTCAAAGTGAGATTAACTGCATACTTCAGGAACTCTTCGAAGGGAAACCACTGAATTGGTATCTCGAGGAAAAGATGGAGAACGGATCAGATATCGTTATTGCCGAAGTAAAGGGTATGAGCAGCTGGACATCTGAAGAAGAAACGTTTGCTTACCTTGATACAAAAGGAACGGCTCAATTTTGGGAATATCTTCAAGGTTATCAGCTTCATATCTATCCGGCTAAAGGATGTGGAACCTGTGGCAGCCATTGATATCCAATCCATTCAGCAATTTGTTTCGGTGCCAGTTTCCGTGGCTATTCAGTCTAGTGATGGAGAGCAAGCTCAATTTGTCAAAAAAACAATCGAAAAAATTGAATGGTGTCCAGAACTTACACATATCCGAATATACTTTGACCATTTTAATTTTTTTGCGATACCTGCTTCAAGCGAGACGATGCAAACTGATTGTCAATGGTCAGCGTTTGATGCGGAGGGACAATTATTCTACCTAATCCGAAAGGAAAGTGTTAATCATGATTAAGAAAATTCAACTGCCGCTGCAAACAATGAATTTGGTTGTAGGGTTTATGATCTGGGTGCTGCTTTCATCCTTACTTCCATTTATTAAAGAGGACATAGCGATCCCTCCAGAGCAGCTTGCTTGGGTAACCGCCATCCCTGTTGTTCTTGGTTCCATTTTGCGTGTTCCCCTTGGTTACTACGCAAATCAAATTGGTGCACGTATCATTTTCTTAATAAGTTTTGTGCTCTTATTCTTTCCTATCTATTATATAAGTGTGGCAGATTCATTTATCGATTTATTAATTGGAGGGTTGTTCTTAGGGCTTGGGGGAGCAGTATTCTCTGTGGGTGTTACCTCAGTTCCTAAATATTATCCGAAAGAAAAGCATGGCTTTGTAAATGGAATATATGGAGCAGGTAATATCGGTACTGCAATTAGTACGTTTGCCGCACCGGTCGTAGCAACCAAAATAGGATGGAGTGCTACTGTTCAGCTTTATATGATTCTACTTGGGATATTCGTAATTCTTAACTTTTTCCTTGGTGATAAGCACGAAGTGAAGGTCAAGACACCACTAATGGTTCAAATAAAAAGTGTCTATAAAAATGAAAAGTTATGGCTTTTGAGTCTATTCTATTTTATTACCTTTGGTTCCTTTGTTGCATTCACTGTCTATCTTCCCAACTTTTTAGTCATGAATTTCGAACTGGAAAAGGTTGATGCAGGATTACGTACAGCTGGGTTCATTGCTGTTGCAACCGTTATGCGACCAATTGGAGGTTGGCTGGCTGATCGAATTCAACCACTTATTCTGTTAATGTATGTATTTACAGGATTTAGCTTATTCGGAGTTCTTTTATCCTTCTCCCCGACTATCATGTGGTATTCAGTTGGATGTATCGGAATTGCCTTTTGTTCAGGAATGGGAAATGGAGTCATTTTTAAATTAGTACCGGGATATTTTCAAAAGCAAGCTGGTATTGCAAACGGGATTGTATCAGCTATGGGTGGTCTGGGCGGTTTCTTTCCCCCGCTTATCCTGGCCTTCTTATTCAGTTTAACAGGACATTATGCAATAGGCTTTATGGCATTATCTGAAGTGGCGCTTGCCAGCCTAGTGCTCGTCATTTGGATGCACTTCCAAGAAAGACTTGCGTTGACAAAGGAAGTGGTCAATGCAACTGGAGAAGGGCTGCTAGTTACCGACAAAAGTGGTAAAATTATAATGACAAACCCAGCATTCACTAAGCTTACAGGCTACAGTGAGAAAGAGGTTATCGGTCAAAACCCTAGTATGATGCAATCTGGCAAGCAATCGCCGGAGTTTTATAAAGAAATGTGGAAAACGATTCAAGAAGAAGGATATTGGCAAGGAGAAATTTGGAATCAACGCAAAGATGGGCAGAACTACTTGGAATGGCTTACAATCAGTGCGATAAAAGACGATGCAGGTGAAATTAAGCAGTATGCTGGTCTACTTAGTGATATAACAGATTACAAAAAAATAAATATAACGAATTAAGAATAAGAGTGTGATGGGGCTGAAGGTTTCTTTGGCGCTGTCACCTTTTTTCTGTATTAAACAAACTGCAGACTAATAGGAGGCACCACCATGGAAGGAATTCCTGTTACAAAAAGTATCAGTTCATATATTATTCAGTCTCAAGATGAAGAAATTAAACGAATAGCGCTGGAACTCCATGAAGGTGTCGGCCAAACACTTTATAGCCTGTATACGGGCCTGCAGTATATCGAGATGGGAATAGAACAACCAGGAATGAAGGCTTATCTTCAGGAAATGCAGCAAACAATGGAAAGAACGATTAAAGAAATTCAGATGCTGTCAGTTGAACTCCATCCACCTACTCTTTCTTTAGGTTTAGTGTCTGCGATAAAGAGCTATGTAAGATTATATACGTCTACCTATGGAATTGTAGTGAAAGTTGAATCAATTGGAGAAGAAAAGATCCTGCCTGAACAAAATAAAATTGCGATCTTCCGTGTTTGCCAAGAAGCATTAATTAATATTGCAAAGTATGCAGATATAGATTCGGCTTCTATCCAGCTCGACTGGAGGGAAGATGACATAAAAGTGGTAATTGTAGATCACGGACAAGGGTTTAACGTGAAGAAAGTGTTAAGAGAAAATCTGTCCTCAGGGTTGGGAGCTATGCAGGAAAGGATGCTTTTGGCGGGAGGGACATGTGACATTGCTTCCGCACAAGGAAAAGGAACGAGTATACTGATTGACATGCCCTTATAAAAAGATCGGGGAAAAGGGAGAGGGTAAATTGTGATTAACGTACTTCTAGTAGA
The Peribacillus sp. FSL H8-0477 genome window above contains:
- a CDS encoding Rieske (2Fe-2S) protein — protein: MEKNNRFPFEEDNYTHNINRNNERKLDRRGFMKTLAGAAGVFAVSSLPWGGLAAKELMGLGEKEYPHQKITDIAAIPIGDSVEFAFPGEHDSALLIRLGENKFVAYQNACTHLRCPVYWVKAEGEMICPCHHGKFDVKTGEPTAGPPRRPLPEIMVKVEKGAVYAVKVKRYEG
- a CDS encoding molybdopterin oxidoreductase family protein; amino-acid sequence: MQKDKSSKIANVIHPNEKLVKTHCSYCGMQCGMNLRVNTVSNKIVGVEPRYDWPVTLGKMCPKGVTAYQQTNHSDRLLKPLIRDDASLKGTKEGFREASWEEAYDLIITKFKELQTNYGKDSLSVYSGVSMTNEKCYLTGKFARVGLQTRYIDYNGRFCMSSAAGGFLRSFGVDRGSTLPWTDIHETDCIFMAGSNTAECHPTSMFRVWSVQERGGYLIVVDPRETPIARRADVHLDLKPGTDLALANGILNLLIQNNYTDEHFIKNHTNGFEETKELVKLFTPEYTSKITGVDPEKIIRAAELYGKAPNAIVMFARGIEQQIKGVDNVSGYTNMALITGKIGRPKSGVATLTGQGNGQGGREHGQKADALPGYRKIANPEHVKEVSAFWGIDPSEMPKPGVSAYEMFGLMEEKTIRGLYLLCSNPAVSAPNLNYVRKVMKELDFMVCADFYLSESCEFADVVLPTTTWSEDEGTVTNLEGRIIKINKAQEPVGESKPDWQIQIELAERLGRGKYFSHLKTARDVAAEFRGASKGGYADYFGATWDKIDKQDGVFWPCKSEDDPGTPHMFLDKKFYHPDGKAKICALPYRPPAEEPDEMYPLRLTTGRVVYHYLSGNQTRRIKFLNDMCPEPFIEVHPEKAVEYGIEHDETIRLYTRRGQAFYKVKITEAIRKDTVFVPYSFGHDESINLLTIDALDPISRMPEFKACAAQIEKLEIKKVL
- a CDS encoding 4Fe-4S dicluster domain-containing protein; translated protein: MKQRLYIELENCIGCRACLAACTQCGGHEERNRNYVYDVNPFVNRQTMPLMCLHCVNPACARSCPAQAIQIHETGAVLSALVEKCIGCQNCTIACPYGIPKFDTEQNLMYKCDLCIDRTKDGIPPMCASVCPTNTLQWLTEEEIEMKQKQFNLDNGKWTASMKLEGETNVRVNLPGILQGVTKLF
- a CDS encoding nitrate/nitrite transporter: MIKKIQLPLQTMNLVVGFMIWVLLSSLLPFIKEDIAIPPEQLAWVTAIPVVLGSILRVPLGYYANQIGARIIFLISFVLLFFPIYYISVADSFIDLLIGGLFLGLGGAVFSVGVTSVPKYYPKEKHGFVNGIYGAGNIGTAISTFAAPVVATKIGWSATVQLYMILLGIFVILNFFLGDKHEVKVKTPLMVQIKSVYKNEKLWLLSLFYFITFGSFVAFTVYLPNFLVMNFELEKVDAGLRTAGFIAVATVMRPIGGWLADRIQPLILLMYVFTGFSLFGVLLSFSPTIMWYSVGCIGIAFCSGMGNGVIFKLVPGYFQKQAGIANGIVSAMGGLGGFFPPLILAFLFSLTGHYAIGFMALSEVALASLVLVIWMHFQERLALTKEVVNATGEGLLVTDKSGKIIMTNPAFTKLTGYSEKEVIGQNPSMMQSGKQSPEFYKEMWKTIQEEGYWQGEIWNQRKDGQNYLEWLTISAIKDDAGEIKQYAGLLSDITDYKKINITN
- a CDS encoding sensor histidine kinase, producing MEGIPVTKSISSYIIQSQDEEIKRIALELHEGVGQTLYSLYTGLQYIEMGIEQPGMKAYLQEMQQTMERTIKEIQMLSVELHPPTLSLGLVSAIKSYVRLYTSTYGIVVKVESIGEEKILPEQNKIAIFRVCQEALINIAKYADIDSASIQLDWREDDIKVVIVDHGQGFNVKKVLRENLSSGLGAMQERMLLAGGTCDIASAQGKGTSILIDMPL